In the Deinococcus roseus genome, one interval contains:
- a CDS encoding TetR/AcrR family transcriptional regulator gives MNRNHRERLIEAAKQCLAEKGYANTTARDLVAASGTNLASIGYHFGSKEKLLNTALLHGYQTWLAPVLQRERPETSNSTFIATGIRTYLAAFEQEGAMSYACYEAIAQSQHSAEIRSDLQGVYRTIRDRITTEMEASTTLNPTQSRTIATLLMALADGLALQRLLDPADTPDLEGLDDSLLQLAQTLTGGNAREKIAEGRGPSDQREAGRPASAFQGQERAEG, from the coding sequence ATGAACCGCAACCACCGGGAACGCCTGATCGAGGCCGCCAAACAATGCCTCGCAGAAAAAGGCTATGCCAACACCACAGCACGTGACCTGGTGGCTGCCTCGGGAACCAATCTGGCCTCCATCGGGTACCACTTTGGGTCCAAAGAAAAACTGCTGAACACCGCCTTGCTGCACGGCTACCAGACCTGGCTTGCCCCGGTGCTGCAACGTGAGCGACCCGAAACCAGCAACAGCACCTTCATTGCCACTGGAATCCGCACCTATCTGGCTGCTTTCGAACAGGAAGGGGCCATGTCCTACGCCTGCTACGAGGCCATCGCCCAGAGCCAGCACTCTGCAGAAATCCGCAGCGACCTGCAAGGGGTGTACCGCACCATCCGGGACCGCATCACCACCGAAATGGAGGCCTCCACCACCCTGAACCCCACCCAGAGCCGCACCATCGCCACCTTGCTGATGGCCCTGGCAGACGGACTGGCCCTGCAACGCCTGCTGGACCCGGCAGACACACCAGATCTGGAAGGGCTGGATGACAGTTTGCTGCAACTGGCCCAGACGCTGACGGGGGGGAATGCGAGGGAAAAGATTGCCGAGGGCCGAGGGCCGAGCGACCAGCGCGAAGCAGGCCGTCCTGCAAGCGCGTTTCAAGGTCAAGAGAGGGCCGAGGGCTAA